A DNA window from Luteolibacter luteus contains the following coding sequences:
- a CDS encoding glycosyltransferase — translation MRILLTADAELPVPPKLYGGIERVIASLVEEFRGRGHEVGLVAHRDSTVDADFFQAWPGLTSTTRGDSFRNALALHQAVAKFKPDLLHSFSRLLWLMPLAAGAQRFPMVMSYQREPTGRTVELSRRLHGKRLHFSACSEQLGEKGRQRGGGSWTAIPNFIDPERLDFVSAVPADAPLVFLSRLEPIKGAHNAIAIAKASGRRLLIAGNRVESGSAEGYWDREIAPHLGKDGIEYVGTVDDAQKNELLGKAAAMVVPIEWDEPFGIVFAESLACGTPVISTPRGAVPEIVKHGVHGFHIGNVEEGVAAVRRLGEIDRLKCRQQVEAHFTQAKVADRYLELYRQAIQA, via the coding sequence ATGCGTATCCTCCTTACTGCCGATGCCGAGCTGCCGGTGCCGCCGAAATTGTATGGCGGCATCGAGCGGGTCATCGCCTCGCTCGTCGAAGAATTCCGTGGCCGCGGCCATGAAGTCGGGCTCGTCGCCCATCGTGATTCCACGGTCGATGCCGATTTCTTCCAAGCCTGGCCCGGCCTGACCAGCACCACCCGCGGTGATTCCTTCCGGAACGCGCTGGCGCTCCATCAGGCCGTGGCGAAGTTCAAGCCGGACCTGCTTCACAGCTTCTCCCGCCTGCTATGGCTGATGCCGCTGGCGGCGGGCGCGCAGCGCTTCCCGATGGTGATGTCCTATCAGCGCGAGCCCACTGGCAGGACCGTCGAGCTTTCCCGCAGGCTGCATGGCAAGCGCCTCCACTTCAGCGCCTGCAGCGAGCAACTCGGCGAGAAAGGACGCCAGCGCGGCGGCGGTTCCTGGACTGCCATCCCGAATTTCATCGATCCCGAACGCTTGGATTTCGTAAGCGCCGTGCCTGCGGATGCACCGCTGGTTTTCCTCAGCCGCTTGGAACCGATCAAGGGCGCGCACAATGCCATCGCCATCGCGAAGGCCAGCGGTCGCCGTCTGCTCATCGCGGGGAACCGCGTGGAGAGCGGCAGCGCGGAAGGCTACTGGGACCGGGAGATCGCACCTCATCTCGGCAAGGATGGCATCGAGTATGTCGGGACCGTGGATGACGCGCAGAAGAACGAGCTGCTCGGCAAGGCTGCCGCAATGGTCGTGCCGATCGAGTGGGACGAACCCTTCGGCATCGTCTTCGCGGAATCGCTCGCCTGCGGCACCCCGGTCATTTCCACGCCGCGCGGCGCGGTGCCGGAAATCGTGAAGCATGGCGTGCATGGCTTCCACATCGGGAATGTCGAGGAAGGCGTCGCCGCCGTCCGGAGACTGGGCGAGATCGATCGCCTGAAGTGCCGCCAGCAAGTGGAGGCCCACTTCACCCAGGCGAAGGTGGCGGACCGCTACCTGGAACTTTACCGCCAGGCCATCCAGGCTTGA
- a CDS encoding glycosyltransferase family 4 protein, protein MNSASISPSPSSSPSGVATPAREGAPRPRLAVVVSHPIQYYSPWFRHLADHSGMEIKVFYLWDFGVKETRDITFGTSFTWDIPLLDGYSHCFLPNRSQKPGTHHFRGLDNPGADKEIAAWKPDAVLLFGYNYATHLGLILSQRLRNVPFLFRGDSHELFPARGWKPGVSRFLRRIVFQRFGTFLATGQANRDYFLRSGVIDRQIHIVPHCVDNDRFQSGAEDAHRAAAEWKKELGIPDGAPVVLFAGKFEEKKRPLDLLNAFLRLEPSDSSATAPVLLFVGNGNLESSLRAAAAEREGKTIFFAPFQNQSQMPRTYAAGDLVVLPSFGRGETWGLALNEAMNLGKPVIASSHVGSGPDLVIDGETGWLFPAGDVDALEKRLNQALSNNTQLRAMGEKARQHIAGFSYECATRALAGAMRGIL, encoded by the coding sequence TTGAACTCCGCATCCATTTCCCCGTCCCCTTCTTCCTCTCCCTCCGGTGTCGCCACACCGGCACGGGAAGGCGCGCCGCGTCCCCGCCTGGCGGTCGTCGTGTCCCATCCGATCCAGTACTACTCGCCGTGGTTCCGTCATCTGGCGGACCATTCCGGGATGGAGATCAAGGTTTTCTACCTCTGGGATTTCGGCGTGAAGGAGACACGGGACATCACCTTCGGCACCTCCTTCACCTGGGATATCCCGCTGCTCGACGGCTATAGCCACTGCTTCCTTCCGAACCGGAGCCAGAAGCCCGGCACCCATCACTTCCGGGGTCTGGACAATCCCGGCGCGGACAAGGAGATCGCCGCTTGGAAGCCGGATGCGGTCCTGCTCTTCGGCTACAATTACGCGACTCACCTCGGGTTGATCCTTTCGCAGCGCCTGCGGAACGTCCCCTTCCTGTTTCGCGGGGATTCGCATGAACTTTTCCCTGCGCGGGGCTGGAAGCCGGGCGTCTCCCGCTTCTTGCGCCGCATCGTCTTCCAGCGCTTCGGGACCTTCCTCGCCACCGGCCAGGCAAACCGGGACTATTTCCTCCGCAGCGGGGTGATCGACCGGCAGATCCACATCGTCCCCCACTGCGTGGACAACGACCGCTTCCAATCCGGAGCGGAGGATGCCCACCGCGCTGCCGCGGAGTGGAAAAAGGAACTCGGCATTCCCGATGGCGCACCGGTCGTCCTCTTCGCCGGCAAGTTCGAGGAGAAGAAGCGGCCGCTGGATCTGCTGAATGCCTTCCTCCGCCTGGAGCCGAGCGATTCCTCCGCGACTGCACCGGTCCTCCTCTTCGTGGGCAATGGCAATCTGGAGAGCTCCCTCCGTGCTGCCGCCGCGGAGCGGGAAGGAAAGACGATCTTCTTCGCGCCCTTCCAGAACCAGAGCCAGATGCCGCGCACCTATGCCGCGGGAGACCTGGTCGTGCTGCCCTCCTTCGGACGCGGCGAGACCTGGGGACTGGCACTCAATGAAGCGATGAACCTTGGCAAGCCCGTCATCGCCAGCAGCCATGTGGGCTCCGGGCCCGATCTGGTGATCGATGGGGAGACCGGCTGGCTCTTCCCCGCAGGTGACGTGGACGCGCTGGAGAAGCGTCTCAATCAAGCGCTCTCTAACAATACACAGCTGCGTGCCATGGGTGAAAAGGCCCGGCAACACATCGCGGGCTTCTCCTATGAATGCGCCACGCGCGCGCTCGCCGGTGCCATGCGCGGAATCCTTTGA
- a CDS encoding FkbM family methyltransferase translates to MNLSSSLKRLIPHETRQQWKRRIFAVQDVPARMENLKRAGFSPRGIIDGGAFRGEWSKSAWDVWPVPTLLVEPQASEQQLLEAVAKSVPGSEPVECALGDRDGEIRFVNEATNSRIVDSDEGVPVSLRRLDSLLADRPGFHPDFVKLDLQGNELSALDGAGETIRKFEVLLLEVSVIRIGPVPVFHEVDLYMSEKGFTLYDLVPQYYRPRDGALWQVDVFYVRNDSKLLESTSWD, encoded by the coding sequence ATGAATCTATCCTCCTCCCTCAAACGACTCATTCCTCACGAAACCCGGCAGCAATGGAAGCGCCGGATATTTGCTGTCCAAGACGTGCCTGCACGCATGGAGAATCTGAAACGCGCGGGTTTCTCACCGCGAGGAATCATCGACGGCGGTGCCTTCCGCGGTGAATGGTCCAAATCTGCTTGGGACGTGTGGCCCGTACCGACGCTCCTGGTGGAACCCCAAGCCAGCGAGCAGCAGCTCCTTGAAGCTGTCGCCAAATCCGTCCCCGGCTCCGAACCCGTCGAATGCGCGCTCGGGGATCGGGATGGAGAAATCCGCTTCGTGAATGAAGCCACCAACTCGAGAATCGTGGACTCGGATGAAGGCGTGCCGGTCAGCCTCCGGCGCCTCGACTCGCTGCTTGCCGACCGCCCCGGCTTTCATCCCGATTTCGTCAAACTGGATCTCCAGGGAAACGAGCTGAGTGCCTTGGATGGCGCCGGCGAGACGATCCGGAAATTCGAAGTGCTGCTTTTGGAAGTGTCCGTCATCCGCATCGGTCCCGTACCGGTCTTTCATGAGGTGGATCTCTACATGTCCGAAAAGGGCTTCACACTTTACGACCTGGTGCCCCAGTATTACCGCCCGCGGGACGGAGCACTCTGGCAGGTAGACGTGTTCTATGTGCGGAATGATTCGAAGCTCCTCGAATCCACTTCTTGGGATTGA
- a CDS encoding glycosyltransferase, which produces MEKLSICLVSPGHLGSNPRLVKEADALVEAGHRVHVIYGETYAPAIARDADVLAKAKWSSQKVSLFTDRGRGFRWRAGQKLALSLFKKGAAATEVLCRASHPLFPGLRSAALRHKADLYVGHCLPALPVVVAAAARHGSRCAFDAEDFHSGESEANGEGAVSNRLARKIETKFLAKCDHLSAASPLIAKAYEDNYGVKPVTLLNVFPLEEAGIPEAAPAQASFYWFSQTVGAGRGLEEIIAILGKLARPVRLDLRGHVSADYRATLETLAAGSQVEVRLLPPDAPATMAVHATGYTAGLALEKRQPLNRDICLTNKAFTFLLAGIPVVLSKTLAQEALAADLGDAAVLIDLTKPAESAAALAAWLDSSARQTAGREHAIQLGRERFNWDIEKQKLLELIDQIPSVK; this is translated from the coding sequence GTGGAGAAGCTTTCCATCTGCCTCGTAAGTCCCGGTCATCTGGGATCGAACCCGCGACTCGTCAAGGAGGCGGATGCCCTTGTCGAGGCAGGGCATCGCGTCCACGTGATCTATGGCGAGACCTATGCGCCAGCGATCGCGCGCGATGCGGATGTGCTCGCCAAGGCGAAGTGGAGCTCGCAGAAAGTTTCGCTCTTCACGGATCGCGGCCGCGGCTTTCGCTGGCGTGCCGGGCAGAAGCTCGCCCTCTCGCTTTTCAAGAAGGGAGCCGCTGCCACGGAGGTCCTCTGCCGTGCCTCGCATCCACTTTTCCCCGGACTGCGCAGTGCCGCACTGCGCCACAAGGCGGACCTCTACGTGGGACATTGCCTCCCTGCCCTGCCGGTCGTGGTCGCTGCCGCGGCGCGCCACGGCAGCCGCTGTGCCTTCGATGCGGAGGACTTCCACTCCGGTGAAAGCGAAGCAAACGGCGAGGGAGCGGTGAGCAACCGGCTCGCGCGAAAGATCGAAACGAAGTTCCTGGCAAAGTGCGATCACCTCAGCGCGGCATCCCCGCTGATCGCAAAGGCCTACGAGGATAACTACGGTGTGAAGCCGGTGACGCTGCTGAATGTCTTCCCGCTCGAAGAGGCAGGCATCCCTGAAGCGGCTCCTGCACAGGCTTCCTTCTATTGGTTCTCGCAGACCGTCGGTGCGGGCCGCGGCTTGGAAGAAATCATCGCCATCTTGGGCAAGCTCGCGCGTCCCGTCCGGCTCGACCTGCGCGGCCATGTTTCCGCGGATTACCGTGCCACGCTGGAAACCCTCGCGGCCGGCAGCCAGGTCGAGGTCCGCTTGCTGCCGCCGGATGCCCCCGCGACCATGGCCGTCCACGCCACCGGCTACACCGCTGGCCTCGCCTTGGAAAAGCGCCAGCCGCTAAACCGGGACATCTGCCTCACCAACAAGGCATTCACATTTCTCCTCGCGGGCATCCCGGTGGTCCTGAGCAAGACGCTCGCCCAGGAAGCACTCGCCGCGGATCTCGGCGACGCCGCCGTGCTCATCGATCTAACAAAGCCGGCCGAGTCTGCCGCTGCTCTTGCGGCATGGCTCGATTCCTCCGCCCGGCAAACAGCAGGCCGGGAACATGCGATCCAACTCGGCCGCGAACGATTCAACTGGGACATCGAGAAACAAAAACTGTTAGAACTCATTGACCAAATCCCCTCAGTGAAATGA
- a CDS encoding glycosyltransferase family 4 protein has product MISIAHLIPAPFTQQVARALDEAGLLDTFYCTLVDQPEKSWQRVAKAGSRLVRFDLETNLKRRAVTEIDRGKVETYPFREAFRMFATKINKDPVVGDRIFHWARDGFDHWVAGRLNGSKVLYGYEYGSRAMFEAAKRQGIRTAYDLPSPEHQFVENLLAPEFERFPELATPYRQLTVERHAERTERRRQEWELSDLIVANSNFTADSWKAAGWSEKTVAVVPYGAPPVTHPCEEAPAKDVLRFLWAGTFSIRKGAHYLIDAIRSMPAAEAKGFTLDVYGAVTLPEALLKNLPPQIRFMGSVPRSVLFEKMREGDLLVFPTLCDGFGLVVNEALAQGMPVLTTPRAGAADLIREDENGWLIPPADAAALAAGLTRVIQEQKRLPGMRLKAQATARDWQWSDYRREIAKAVGALIGK; this is encoded by the coding sequence ATGATCTCCATCGCCCATCTTATCCCCGCACCCTTCACCCAGCAGGTCGCACGCGCCCTGGATGAAGCCGGCTTGCTGGATACCTTCTATTGCACGCTGGTGGACCAGCCGGAGAAAAGCTGGCAGCGCGTGGCAAAGGCGGGCTCCCGGCTTGTCCGGTTCGATCTCGAGACCAACCTGAAGCGGCGTGCCGTCACGGAGATCGATCGCGGAAAGGTGGAAACCTATCCCTTCCGCGAGGCCTTCCGGATGTTCGCGACCAAGATCAACAAGGATCCGGTGGTGGGAGATCGCATCTTCCATTGGGCCCGCGATGGCTTCGACCACTGGGTCGCCGGACGCCTCAATGGATCAAAGGTACTCTATGGATACGAGTATGGCTCGCGCGCGATGTTTGAAGCCGCCAAGCGCCAGGGCATCCGCACCGCCTATGACCTGCCCTCGCCGGAGCACCAGTTCGTGGAGAACCTGCTGGCTCCCGAGTTCGAGCGTTTCCCGGAACTTGCCACGCCCTACCGCCAGCTGACGGTGGAGCGCCATGCCGAACGCACCGAGCGCCGCCGCCAGGAGTGGGAGCTCTCCGACCTGATCGTGGCGAACTCGAACTTCACCGCGGATTCCTGGAAGGCCGCCGGTTGGTCGGAGAAGACGGTGGCCGTGGTCCCCTATGGTGCGCCACCCGTCACCCATCCCTGTGAGGAGGCACCAGCCAAGGATGTGCTGCGCTTCCTGTGGGCCGGCACCTTCTCGATCCGCAAGGGTGCCCACTACCTCATCGACGCCATTCGCTCGATGCCGGCAGCCGAGGCAAAGGGCTTCACCCTGGATGTCTACGGGGCGGTGACTTTGCCCGAGGCCTTGCTGAAGAACCTGCCGCCGCAGATCCGTTTCATGGGGAGCGTGCCCCGCAGCGTGCTTTTCGAGAAGATGCGCGAGGGCGACCTGCTGGTTTTCCCGACGCTCTGCGATGGCTTCGGCCTGGTGGTGAACGAGGCCCTCGCCCAAGGCATGCCCGTGCTCACCACACCTCGTGCCGGTGCCGCCGATCTGATCCGCGAGGATGAGAACGGCTGGCTGATCCCCCCGGCGGATGCTGCGGCGCTCGCGGCCGGACTCACACGGGTCATCCAGGAACAGAAGCGGCTCCCCGGAATGCGGCTCAAGGCGCAGGCAACCGCACGCGACTGGCAGTGGTCCGACTACCGCAGGGAGATCGCCAAGGCGGTCGGTGCCCTGATCGGGAAATAA